The Cellulomonas sp. S1-8 genome has a window encoding:
- a CDS encoding PH domain-containing protein: MTDDALAAPFRPRLARLVTLVVGVAVLALTALLVVTMPGLAALDQVGFALFGLAIAWFCWRQASVSAVPDATGLRVRNLLITTHVTWAQIVSVRFGQGRPWVQLDLADGDTLAVMGVQRADGAHAESEARRLATLVARRSATGADD, from the coding sequence GTGACCGACGACGCCCTCGCCGCACCGTTCCGACCGCGCCTCGCGCGCCTCGTGACGCTCGTCGTCGGCGTCGCCGTGCTCGCCCTGACCGCCCTGCTCGTCGTCACGATGCCCGGGCTGGCGGCGCTCGACCAGGTCGGCTTCGCGCTGTTCGGACTCGCGATCGCCTGGTTCTGCTGGCGGCAGGCGTCCGTCAGCGCCGTACCCGACGCGACGGGCCTGCGGGTGCGCAACCTGCTGATCACGACGCACGTCACGTGGGCGCAGATCGTCTCGGTGCGCTTCGGTCAGGGGCGCCCGTGGGTGCAGCTCGACCTCGCCGACGGCGACACCCTGGCCGTCATGGGCGTGCAGCGCGCCGACGGCGCGCACGCGGAGAGCGAGGCGCGCCGCCTCGCCACGCTGGTCGCACGCCGCAGCGCGACCGGCGCCGACGACTGA
- the tatC gene encoding twin-arginine translocase subunit TatC has product MPLREHLRELRRRVVLIALGLVVGAVAGWLFYEPVFQLLQQPVLDVAEARDEGVSLNFQGIATAFDMQVKVSLFLGVLVTAPWWMYQLWAFITPGLTSKERRYAVGFLAVGVPLFFAGAALAWWALPNAVRLLTDFAPSGTTNWVDAQLYLGFVMRVVLAFGIGFLLPVVMVALNLTGLVRARTWLAGWRWSVLVAFTFAAIATPTPDAVTMLAVAIPICLLFFAALGICVLHDRRLDRRLVAQGLPRLDGTYPGEDDDESTARGRDTAGTA; this is encoded by the coding sequence ATGCCGCTGCGCGAGCACCTGCGCGAGCTGCGCCGCAGGGTCGTGCTCATCGCGCTCGGCCTGGTCGTCGGCGCGGTGGCCGGCTGGCTCTTCTACGAGCCCGTCTTCCAGCTGCTGCAGCAACCCGTCCTCGACGTCGCCGAGGCCCGCGACGAGGGCGTCTCGCTGAACTTCCAGGGGATCGCCACCGCGTTCGACATGCAGGTCAAGGTCTCGCTGTTCCTCGGCGTGCTGGTCACCGCACCCTGGTGGATGTACCAGCTCTGGGCGTTCATCACGCCGGGCCTGACGTCCAAGGAGCGGCGCTACGCCGTCGGCTTCCTCGCCGTCGGCGTCCCCCTGTTCTTCGCCGGTGCCGCCCTGGCCTGGTGGGCGCTGCCCAACGCCGTGCGCCTGCTCACCGACTTCGCCCCCAGCGGGACGACCAACTGGGTCGACGCCCAGCTCTACCTCGGCTTCGTCATGCGCGTCGTCCTCGCGTTCGGCATCGGGTTCCTGCTGCCCGTCGTGATGGTCGCCCTCAACCTGACCGGTCTCGTGCGCGCCCGCACCTGGCTGGCCGGCTGGCGCTGGTCCGTGCTCGTCGCGTTCACGTTCGCCGCCATCGCCACGCCCACCCCCGACGCGGTGACGATGCTCGCCGTGGCGATCCCCATCTGCCTGCTGTTCTTCGCCGCGCTCGGCATCTGCGTGCTGCACGACCGCCGTCTCGACCGGCGGCTCGTCGCGCAGGGGCTGCCCCGCCTCGACGGCACGTACCCCGGCGAGGACGACGACGAAAGCACCGCCCGCGGGCGGGACACCGCCGGCACGGCATGA
- a CDS encoding helix-turn-helix transcriptional regulator, with the protein MPAAIPPAERLLNLVIALVNTPGRMTKEQVRSSVAGYGDARSDDAFERMFERDKDTLRELGVPVLTVTHAGHGDDIGYRIDTAHWSLPPIELTAAELGVLALAAQVWQDQSLRADSTRALTKLRAVGAAPEAHDLVAGLAPRVRAGGDAFAPLVDAVQNRQAVRFTYHAATTGEVRERHVEPWKLLARRGGWVLLARDRDRDASRSFRLRRIRGAVRPLGEPGGFAAPTAEELTEASRAWVGTGPERIALLAVTPGRAGALRARATATPPDVPLPAGSDRVLAGRDALAVPFRIDWELAEEVVGYGDAVVVLDPPQVRQAVVGMLRVASRLDQPRTDQRRGRIGEARGA; encoded by the coding sequence ATGCCCGCCGCGATCCCCCCCGCCGAGCGCCTGCTCAACCTCGTCATCGCCCTGGTGAACACGCCCGGCCGGATGACGAAGGAGCAGGTGCGCTCGTCCGTCGCCGGGTACGGCGACGCGCGCTCGGACGACGCCTTCGAGCGGATGTTCGAGCGCGACAAGGACACGCTGCGCGAGCTGGGCGTCCCGGTCCTGACCGTCACCCACGCAGGCCACGGCGACGACATCGGGTACCGCATCGACACCGCCCACTGGTCGCTGCCACCGATCGAGCTGACCGCCGCCGAGCTCGGTGTGCTCGCGCTGGCCGCACAGGTGTGGCAGGACCAGTCGTTGCGCGCCGACTCGACGCGTGCGCTGACCAAGCTGCGCGCCGTCGGTGCGGCACCCGAGGCGCACGACCTCGTCGCGGGGCTCGCGCCGCGCGTGCGCGCCGGCGGCGACGCGTTCGCGCCGCTGGTCGACGCCGTGCAGAACCGGCAGGCGGTGCGGTTCACCTACCACGCCGCGACGACGGGCGAGGTGCGCGAGCGGCACGTCGAGCCGTGGAAGCTGCTCGCCCGGCGCGGCGGCTGGGTGCTGCTGGCGCGCGACCGGGACCGTGACGCGAGCCGCTCGTTCCGGCTGCGGCGCATCCGCGGTGCGGTGCGCCCCCTGGGCGAGCCGGGCGGGTTCGCGGCACCCACCGCCGAGGAGCTCACCGAGGCCTCGCGCGCCTGGGTGGGCACCGGCCCGGAGCGGATCGCGCTGCTGGCCGTCACCCCGGGCCGCGCGGGGGCCCTGCGCGCCCGCGCGACAGCGACCCCCCCGGACGTGCCGCTGCCGGCCGGGTCGGACCGGGTGCTCGCCGGCCGCGACGCCCTGGCCGTGCCCTTCCGGATCGACTGGGAGCTCGCCGAGGAGGTCGTGGGGTACGGGGACGCCGTCGTCGTGCTGGACCCGCCGCAGGTGCGCCAGGCCGTCGTCGGGATGCTGCGCGTCGCGTCGCGGCTGGACCAGCCGCGCACCGACCAGCGGCGCGGCAGGATCGGGGAGGCGCGGGGTGCCTGA
- a CDS encoding helix-turn-helix transcriptional regulator: MPERASDRLVRMLGMIAYLERHEDVPVEQVAAQFGVTPEQVMADIDTLWVTGTPGYLPDDLIDFDASSYEQGVVRLTEGRGMTRPLRLGPREGVALLAALRSLAALRPALDAERAAVLDSVLTKVQGATGDAAAGVPLDVELQVGAVPAVAAAIGSALAGRRRLRLRYVDASDVATERDVDPVRLVSQDERSYLLAWSLAADADRMFRVDRIVDATVLPDAAGEHRLAADADVFQPDASGELVTVRLAGRARWVAETVPVERTRELPDGVFEVDLRVVQPAWLQHLLLQVADDVLDVRPPHVAHDTAAAARAALEAYGPLLDATTGEG; encoded by the coding sequence GTGCCTGAGCGCGCGAGCGACCGCCTGGTCCGGATGCTGGGGATGATCGCCTACCTCGAACGCCACGAGGACGTCCCCGTCGAGCAGGTGGCGGCGCAGTTCGGCGTCACGCCGGAGCAGGTCATGGCGGACATCGACACCCTGTGGGTCACCGGCACGCCCGGGTACCTCCCGGACGACCTCATCGACTTCGACGCGTCGTCGTACGAGCAGGGCGTCGTGCGGCTCACCGAGGGCCGCGGCATGACACGGCCCCTGCGCCTGGGCCCGCGCGAGGGCGTCGCGCTGCTCGCGGCCCTGCGCTCGCTCGCCGCGCTGCGCCCCGCCCTCGACGCCGAGCGCGCCGCGGTCCTGGACTCGGTCCTCACCAAGGTGCAGGGCGCCACGGGGGACGCCGCGGCGGGCGTCCCGCTGGACGTCGAGCTGCAGGTCGGCGCCGTCCCGGCGGTCGCCGCGGCGATCGGGTCGGCCCTCGCCGGCCGCCGTCGGCTGCGCCTGCGGTACGTCGACGCGTCCGACGTCGCCACCGAGCGCGACGTCGACCCGGTGCGGCTGGTCAGCCAGGACGAACGCTCCTACCTCCTCGCGTGGTCGCTCGCGGCCGACGCCGACCGGATGTTCCGCGTCGACCGCATCGTCGACGCGACCGTCCTGCCCGACGCCGCCGGCGAGCACCGCCTCGCCGCGGACGCCGACGTGTTCCAGCCCGACGCGTCGGGCGAGCTCGTGACGGTCCGCCTCGCGGGACGCGCCCGGTGGGTGGCCGAGACGGTCCCCGTCGAGCGGACGCGCGAGCTCCCCGACGGTGTCTTCGAGGTCGACCTGCGCGTCGTCCAGCCGGCGTGGCTGCAGCACCTGCTGCTGCAGGTCGCCGACGACGTCCTCGACGTGCGCCCGCCGCACGTCGCGCACGACACGGCCGCGGCCGCGCGCGCCGCGCTCGAGGCGTACGGGCCGCTGCTCGACGCGACGACGGGGGAGGGCTGA
- a CDS encoding DEAD/DEAH box helicase, translated as MPPRRRTSRTPSGPTGASDPARTTPARPEPAEPSPAERYAAARRRAAADKGELATFRARLDFPLDDFQVESCAALERGSGVLVAAPTGAGKTVVGEFAVHLALAAGRKAFYTTPIKALSNQKYADLARVHGADRVGLLTGDTTVNGDADVVVMTTEVLRNMLYADSPALVGLGYVVMDEVHYLADRFRGPVWEEVIIHLPGDVQLVSLSATVSNAEEFGDWLATVRGDTTVVVSEHRPVPLGQHVLVGDQLLDLYAGHVDPTAPGVDPPINPDLTQLLRRQPPGERDRRGPRDRGDRGRGGHRPGGGVRPVPRFVVVDELAGAGLLPAIVFIFSRVGCEAAVQQCLSAGVRLTTPTEQADIRRVAEERCAAIPPEDLGVLGYDAFVEALVRGVAAHHAGMLPLFKETVEDLFSRGWVKVVFATETLALGINMPARSVVLEKLVKWDGSAHVDVTPGEYTQLTGRAGRRGIDTEGHAVVVAHGALDPVQLAGLASRRLYPLRSSFRPTYNMAVNLVAQVGRERARDVLETSFAQFQADRGVVGLARQAQTHAEALEGYAEAMSCHLGDFAQYMAVRRAITDRERGMAKAESASRRADVARTLEGLKIGDVVEIPVGRRAEHAVVVDPGGGGGFDGPRPTVLTTDRQVRRLTVADVGTGLRTVGRLKVPGRFEVRVPAARRDLAARLRARLDELDVVPAPARAGGRRAERGSAAADDAALEALRRDLRAHPCHRCPDREDHARWAERWERLRDEHAALVRRISGRTGSIAAVFDRICDVLGTLGYLTTDGDGALRVTDDGRWLRRIYAENDLVLAECLRRGVWDELDAPGLAAAVSTIVYRSRRDDDAEARVPGGPDGRLGRALDGAVRAWSELEDLEHGARLDTIQPLDLGLVEAIHRWAAGRSLDAVLRGSDLAAGDFVRWCKQVIDVLDQISGAAPTARLRTTADRAVTALRRGVVAYSAV; from the coding sequence GTGCCACCGCGTCGCCGCACCTCCCGCACCCCGTCCGGCCCCACCGGCGCGTCCGACCCCGCACGCACGACGCCCGCCCGCCCTGAACCGGCAGAGCCGTCACCCGCCGAGCGCTACGCTGCCGCACGCCGCCGCGCCGCCGCCGACAAGGGCGAGCTCGCGACGTTCCGCGCCCGCCTGGACTTCCCCCTCGACGACTTCCAGGTCGAGTCGTGCGCCGCGCTCGAGCGCGGCAGCGGCGTCCTCGTCGCCGCGCCCACGGGGGCCGGCAAGACGGTCGTCGGCGAGTTCGCCGTGCACCTCGCGCTCGCCGCCGGACGCAAGGCGTTCTACACCACGCCCATCAAGGCGCTGTCGAACCAGAAGTACGCCGACCTGGCGCGCGTGCACGGCGCCGACCGCGTCGGCCTGCTCACCGGTGACACCACCGTCAACGGGGACGCCGACGTCGTCGTCATGACGACCGAGGTGCTGCGCAACATGCTCTACGCGGACTCGCCCGCGCTGGTGGGGCTCGGGTACGTCGTCATGGACGAGGTGCACTACCTGGCCGACCGGTTCCGCGGACCCGTCTGGGAGGAGGTGATCATCCACCTGCCCGGCGACGTGCAGCTGGTGTCGCTGTCCGCCACGGTGTCCAACGCCGAGGAGTTCGGCGACTGGCTCGCCACCGTGCGGGGCGACACGACGGTCGTGGTCAGCGAGCACCGACCCGTGCCGCTGGGTCAGCACGTCCTCGTCGGGGACCAGCTCCTCGACCTGTACGCGGGGCACGTCGACCCCACCGCCCCCGGGGTGGACCCACCCATCAACCCCGACCTCACGCAGCTGCTGCGCCGCCAGCCGCCCGGCGAGCGCGACCGACGCGGCCCGCGCGACCGGGGGGACCGGGGACGCGGAGGCCACCGACCGGGCGGTGGGGTGCGTCCCGTCCCGCGGTTCGTCGTCGTCGACGAGCTCGCCGGGGCCGGGCTGCTGCCGGCGATCGTGTTCATCTTCTCGCGCGTCGGCTGCGAGGCCGCCGTCCAGCAGTGCCTGTCCGCGGGGGTGCGGCTGACGACTCCCACCGAGCAGGCCGACATCCGCCGCGTCGCCGAGGAGCGCTGCGCGGCGATCCCCCCGGAGGACCTCGGGGTCCTGGGGTACGACGCGTTCGTCGAGGCGCTCGTGCGGGGCGTCGCCGCGCACCACGCGGGCATGCTGCCGCTGTTCAAGGAGACAGTCGAGGACCTGTTCTCGCGCGGCTGGGTCAAGGTCGTGTTCGCCACCGAGACCCTCGCGCTGGGCATCAACATGCCCGCGCGGTCGGTCGTGCTCGAGAAGCTCGTCAAGTGGGACGGCAGCGCGCACGTCGACGTGACCCCGGGGGAGTACACCCAGCTCACGGGCCGAGCCGGGCGGCGCGGCATCGACACCGAGGGGCACGCCGTCGTCGTCGCGCACGGCGCCCTGGACCCCGTGCAGCTCGCCGGCCTGGCGTCACGGCGGCTGTACCCGCTGCGCTCGTCGTTCCGCCCGACGTACAACATGGCCGTCAACCTCGTCGCCCAGGTCGGCCGCGAGCGCGCCCGGGACGTCCTGGAGACGTCCTTCGCGCAGTTCCAGGCCGACCGCGGCGTCGTCGGGCTCGCGCGGCAGGCGCAGACGCACGCCGAGGCGCTCGAGGGCTACGCCGAGGCCATGTCCTGCCACCTGGGGGACTTCGCGCAGTACATGGCGGTGCGGCGCGCGATCACCGACCGCGAGCGCGGCATGGCCAAGGCCGAGTCGGCGTCGCGTCGCGCGGACGTGGCACGCACGCTCGAGGGCCTGAAGATCGGTGACGTCGTCGAGATCCCCGTGGGTCGGCGCGCGGAGCACGCGGTGGTCGTCGACCCCGGCGGCGGGGGCGGGTTCGACGGCCCACGGCCGACGGTCCTGACCACGGACCGGCAGGTCCGGCGGCTGACCGTGGCGGACGTCGGGACGGGGCTGCGCACCGTGGGGCGGCTGAAGGTGCCGGGCCGGTTCGAGGTGCGGGTGCCGGCGGCGCGACGGGACCTGGCCGCGCGGCTGCGCGCGCGCCTCGACGAGCTGGACGTCGTCCCCGCGCCCGCGCGTGCCGGGGGGCGGCGTGCCGAGCGCGGGTCCGCCGCAGCCGACGACGCCGCGCTGGAGGCCCTGCGTCGCGACCTGCGCGCCCACCCGTGCCACCGGTGCCCCGACCGGGAGGACCACGCACGCTGGGCGGAGCGGTGGGAGCGCCTGCGCGACGAGCACGCCGCGCTGGTGCGTCGCATCTCAGGACGCACGGGCTCGATCGCGGCCGTCTTCGACCGGATCTGCGACGTGCTCGGCACCCTCGGGTACCTCACGACCGACGGTGACGGTGCGCTGCGGGTGACCGACGACGGGCGCTGGCTGCGTCGGATCTACGCCGAGAACGACCTGGTGCTCGCCGAGTGCCTGCGGCGGGGCGTGTGGGACGAGCTCGACGCGCCCGGCCTCGCGGCTGCGGTGTCGACGATCGTGTACCGCTCGCGGCGCGACGACGACGCCGAGGCGCGGGTCCCCGGCGGACCGGACGGTCGGCTGGGCCGGGCGCTCGACGGTGCGGTGCGGGCCTGGTCCGAGCTCGAGGACCTCGAGCACGGTGCCCGCCTCGACACCATCCAGCCGCTCGACCTGGGCCTCGTCGAGGCGATCCACCGGTGGGCCGCGGGCCGCAGCCTGGACGCGGTGCTGCGGGGCTCGGACCTCGCGGCCGGTGACTTCGTGCGGTGGTGCAAGCAGGTCATCGACGTCCTCGACCAGATCTCCGGTGCCGCGCCGACGGCCCGGTTGCGGACCACCGCCGACCGCGCGGTGACGGCGTTGCGGCGCGGTGTGGTCGCGTACTCGGCGGTGTGA
- the tatA gene encoding twin-arginine translocase TatA/TatE family subunit: protein MRPTATHVVILIIVVLLLFGANRLPGLARSVGQSLKIFKKEVSDLTGDDARNAETTGTGTPAPDPVTGAAPVTRTDVPPPPVSPPAPPRA from the coding sequence ATGAGGCCCACCGCGACACATGTCGTCATCCTGATCATCGTCGTGCTGCTGCTCTTCGGCGCGAACCGTCTACCTGGGCTGGCCCGGAGCGTCGGTCAGTCGTTGAAGATCTTCAAGAAAGAGGTCTCCGACCTGACGGGCGACGACGCCAGGAACGCGGAGACCACGGGCACGGGCACGCCCGCGCCGGACCCCGTCACGGGCGCCGCACCGGTCACGCGGACGGACGTGCCGCCGCCACCGGTGAGCCCGCCCGCCCCGCCGCGCGCCTGA
- a CDS encoding DUF3866 family protein → MIAWRAGVVTECRARWDGACESTVALDGEDRTVRALSYPHLVGEVVPGAHVLLNATALLRGLGTGGYALVVARTDVLVPDPLPGPGHLVKARYTPLQAMVLGVDDQESPHHEVLRDADDLAGLPVVVADLHSALPAVIAGARAAAARLGRPAPRVAYVMTDGGALPAWFSRAVDGLRSAGWLTACVTTGQAFGGDLEAVTVHTGLLAARHVVEADLVVVAQGPGNLGTGTRWGFSGVAAGEALNAAGILRGRPVASLRVSGADARDRHLGVSHHSLTAYGRVALSPADVVVPVFDPDLPGTPQDLTADPDAKTWEALAARVTAQAADLVAPQGRHTAVRVPAGVDLLDALRSSPVRLSTMGRGLDADPAAFLAAAVAGVHAVTAG, encoded by the coding sequence GTGATCGCGTGGCGTGCGGGTGTGGTGACGGAGTGCCGGGCCCGGTGGGACGGTGCGTGCGAGTCGACGGTGGCCCTCGACGGCGAGGACCGCACGGTCCGCGCGCTGTCGTACCCGCACCTGGTCGGTGAGGTCGTGCCCGGTGCGCACGTCCTGCTCAACGCGACCGCGCTGCTGCGCGGCCTGGGCACCGGCGGGTACGCGCTGGTCGTGGCCCGCACGGACGTGCTGGTCCCGGACCCGCTGCCCGGTCCGGGGCACCTGGTCAAGGCGCGGTACACCCCCCTGCAGGCCATGGTGCTGGGGGTCGACGACCAGGAGTCGCCGCACCACGAGGTGCTGCGCGACGCCGACGACCTCGCGGGCCTGCCCGTGGTCGTCGCGGACCTGCACTCGGCGCTGCCCGCGGTGATCGCGGGTGCGCGCGCCGCCGCCGCACGCCTGGGCAGGCCCGCGCCGCGTGTCGCCTACGTCATGACCGACGGGGGTGCCCTGCCGGCGTGGTTCTCCCGTGCGGTCGACGGGCTGCGCTCGGCGGGGTGGCTCACCGCGTGCGTGACGACGGGCCAGGCGTTCGGGGGCGACCTCGAGGCCGTCACCGTCCACACCGGGCTGCTGGCCGCGCGGCACGTCGTCGAGGCGGACCTCGTCGTCGTCGCGCAGGGTCCCGGCAACCTCGGCACGGGCACCCGCTGGGGCTTCTCGGGGGTTGCCGCGGGCGAGGCCCTCAACGCCGCGGGCATCCTTCGTGGGCGTCCCGTGGCGTCGCTGCGGGTCTCGGGCGCCGACGCCCGTGACCGGCACCTCGGGGTGTCGCACCACTCGCTGACCGCGTACGGGCGCGTCGCCCTGTCCCCCGCGGACGTCGTCGTGCCGGTCTTCGACCCCGACCTGCCCGGGACGCCGCAGGACCTCACGGCCGACCCGGACGCCAAGACCTGGGAGGCGCTCGCGGCCCGGGTGACGGCTCAGGCGGCCGACCTGGTCGCGCCGCAGGGGCGGCACACCGCGGTGCGGGTGCCCGCGGGGGTCGACCTGCTCGACGCGCTGCGCAGCTCACCCGTGCGGCTGTCGACCATGGGGCGCGGCCTGGACGCCGACCCGGCCGCGTTCCTCGCCGCCGCGGTCGCCGGGGTGCACGCGGTCACGGCCGGCTGA
- the ribH gene encoding 6,7-dimethyl-8-ribityllumazine synthase produces MSGAGAPTLDLDGSGLKVVVVAASWHTTVMDGLVAGAQRALAAAGVTDVTTVRVPGTFELPVAAQRAAGTADAVVALGVVIRGGTPHFEYVCQAATWGLTEVGLRTGVPVGFGVLTCDDEQQALDRAGLPDSHEDKGAEAAQAAVATALVLRTLGAA; encoded by the coding sequence ATGAGCGGCGCAGGCGCACCCACCCTCGACCTGGACGGCAGCGGCCTGAAGGTCGTCGTCGTCGCGGCGAGCTGGCACACGACCGTCATGGACGGGCTCGTCGCCGGTGCTCAGCGCGCGCTGGCGGCCGCCGGCGTCACCGACGTCACGACCGTCCGCGTGCCCGGGACGTTCGAGCTGCCCGTCGCCGCGCAGCGCGCCGCCGGGACCGCGGACGCGGTCGTCGCGCTCGGCGTCGTCATCCGCGGCGGCACCCCGCACTTCGAGTACGTGTGCCAGGCCGCGACCTGGGGCCTGACCGAGGTCGGTCTGCGCACCGGCGTCCCCGTCGGTTTCGGGGTGCTGACGTGCGACGACGAGCAGCAGGCCCTCGACCGCGCCGGGCTGCCCGACTCGCACGAGGACAAGGGCGCCGAGGCGGCGCAGGCCGCGGTCGCGACGGCGCTGGTGCTGCGCACCCTGGGCGCCGCCTGA
- the hisG gene encoding ATP phosphoribosyltransferase, producing MLRIAVPNKGSLSEPAVEMLREAGYRQRRDSRELVLPDPDNDVEFFFLRPRDVAVYVGAGTVDVGVTGRDLLIDSASSAVEHLPLGFARSTFRFAGAAGTLTDARQIAGLRVATSYSELVGSYLRERGVEPAAVVRLDGAVESAVRLGVADVIADVVETGSTLRAAGLEVFGEPILRSEAVLVRRADVDQPVGLDVLTRRLQGVLTAREYVLMDYDVPLELVDAAVAITPGLESPTVSPLHNGQWAAVRAMVPRSQTNRVMDALYDVGARAILVTSILACRI from the coding sequence GTGCTGAGGATCGCCGTCCCCAACAAGGGCTCCCTGTCGGAGCCCGCCGTCGAGATGCTCCGCGAGGCCGGGTACCGCCAGCGGCGCGACTCCCGCGAGCTCGTGCTGCCCGACCCGGACAACGACGTGGAGTTCTTCTTCCTGCGCCCGCGCGACGTCGCCGTGTACGTCGGCGCGGGCACGGTCGACGTCGGCGTCACCGGCCGGGACCTGCTCATCGACTCCGCGTCGTCCGCCGTCGAGCACCTGCCGCTCGGGTTCGCCCGCTCGACGTTCCGGTTCGCCGGGGCCGCGGGCACCCTCACCGACGCCCGCCAGATCGCCGGGCTGCGCGTCGCGACGTCGTACTCCGAGCTCGTCGGCTCCTACCTGCGCGAGCGTGGCGTCGAGCCCGCCGCCGTGGTGCGGCTCGACGGCGCGGTCGAGTCCGCGGTCCGCCTCGGCGTCGCCGACGTCATCGCCGACGTCGTCGAGACGGGCTCCACCCTGCGCGCCGCCGGCCTCGAGGTCTTCGGCGAGCCGATCCTGCGGTCCGAGGCCGTCCTGGTGCGCCGCGCCGACGTCGACCAGCCCGTGGGCCTGGACGTCCTCACCCGGCGCCTGCAGGGCGTCCTGACCGCCCGCGAGTACGTCCTGATGGACTACGACGTCCCGCTCGAGCTCGTCGACGCGGCCGTGGCCATCACCCCCGGCCTGGAGTCCCCGACGGTGTCACCCCTGCACAACGGGCAGTGGGCGGCCGTGCGCGCCATGGTGCCGCGCAGCCAGACCAACCGCGTCATGGACGCCCTGTACGACGTGGGGGCCCGCGCCATCCTCGTCACCTCGATCCTGGCCTGCCGGATCTGA
- a CDS encoding phosphoribosyl-ATP diphosphatase, whose product MKSFEELFAELSHKAATRPAGSGTVAELDAGVHAIGKKVVEEAAEVWMAAEHETDERAAEEISQLLYHLQVLMLAKGLTLQDVYTHL is encoded by the coding sequence GTGAAGTCGTTCGAGGAGCTGTTCGCCGAGCTGTCCCACAAGGCCGCCACCCGCCCCGCGGGCTCGGGCACGGTCGCCGAGCTGGACGCCGGCGTCCACGCCATCGGCAAGAAGGTCGTCGAGGAGGCCGCCGAGGTCTGGATGGCGGCCGAGCACGAGACCGACGAGCGCGCCGCCGAGGAGATCTCCCAGCTGCTGTACCACCTGCAGGTGCTGATGCTCGCCAAGGGCCTGACGCTGCAGGACGTGTACACGCACCTGTGA
- a CDS encoding diacylglycerol/lipid kinase family protein yields the protein MSTVGLVVNPSAGDGRSGAVGRRAHRLLERAGHVVQDVSAPTPAQAIARARAAAPGLDALVVVGGDGMVHLGVGIVAGTDLPLGVVAVGTGNDVARALGLPRGDVDAAVRVLDRGLRTGARRIDALRVGPPDGSAPSWCAGVLSCGLDAAVNARANTLTWPHGHLRYLRALVPELLAFRPYGYRVQVDDTVWESAGTLVTVANTPWFGGGLPIAPDAVPDDGLLDVVVAGPFTRRGALGIFPRIYRGRHVDDPRVRVLRGRTVLITPAPDLGPPPPQAFGDGERVGPLPLLVEVVPGALGVLG from the coding sequence ATGAGCACCGTCGGGCTCGTCGTCAACCCCTCGGCGGGCGACGGGCGCAGCGGCGCCGTCGGCCGGCGGGCCCACCGCCTCCTGGAGCGCGCCGGGCACGTCGTGCAGGACGTGTCCGCGCCCACCCCCGCCCAGGCGATCGCGCGCGCCCGCGCGGCCGCCCCCGGCCTGGACGCCCTGGTCGTCGTCGGCGGTGACGGCATGGTGCACCTGGGCGTCGGGATCGTCGCCGGCACCGACCTGCCCCTGGGCGTGGTGGCGGTCGGCACGGGCAACGACGTCGCCCGTGCGCTCGGGCTGCCGCGCGGCGACGTCGACGCGGCCGTCCGCGTCCTCGACCGCGGTCTGCGCACCGGCGCACGCCGCATCGACGCCCTGCGGGTCGGGCCGCCCGACGGCAGCGCACCGAGCTGGTGCGCCGGCGTCCTGTCGTGCGGCCTCGACGCCGCGGTCAACGCCCGCGCGAACACCCTGACCTGGCCCCACGGTCACCTGCGGTACCTGCGCGCCCTCGTGCCCGAGCTCCTGGCGTTCCGCCCCTACGGGTACCGCGTGCAGGTCGACGACACCGTCTGGGAGTCGGCCGGCACCCTCGTCACGGTGGCGAACACCCCGTGGTTCGGCGGCGGCCTGCCGATCGCCCCGGACGCCGTGCCCGACGACGGCCTGCTCGACGTCGTCGTCGCCGGGCCCTTCACGCGCCGCGGCGCCCTCGGGATCTTCCCGCGCATCTACCGCGGCCGGCACGTCGACGACCCGCGGGTCCGCGTCCTGCGAGGGCGCACGGTGCTCATCACACCCGCCCCCGACCTCGGGCCGCCCCCGCCGCAGGCCTTCGGGGACGGTGAACGGGTCGGCCCCCTGCCGCTGCTCGTGGAGGTCGTGCCCGGCGCCCTCGGCGTGCTCGGGTAG